Proteins encoded together in one Citromicrobium bathyomarinum window:
- the gorA gene encoding glutathione-disulfide reductase, which yields MPDTQYDYDLFTIGAGSGGVRASRVSAAHGAKVAIAEEHRVGGTCVIRGCVPKKMLVYGAHFAEDLEDCQRFGWDIGERSFDWIKLRDNVLEDVTRIEGAYTNTLESHDVEIFKERAEITGPHEITLASGRQVTAKHILIATGARPRMPECQGAEHAISSNEAFHLDELPKKIIIAGGGYIANEFAGIFNEFGCDVHIVNRGDRLLRSYDEAVRDRLLQISTMKGIKFRFNTHFEYIKPCDEGGYFVKLSDCDEEKADLVMFAVGRIPNTEGLGLENAGVELGEGGEIKVDRFSKTNVDHIYAVGDVTDRVQLTPVAIREGQAFADTVFGGGEPVAVDHSCVPSAVFSHPPIAAVGMTEGEAKNQLGSVKVYLSDFRPMKNVLAGRNERSLMKMVCDGDSGRIVGIHMIAPEAPEMMQAAAIAVKAGLTKADFDSTVAIHPTMAEELVLMR from the coding sequence ATGCCCGACACCCAATATGATTACGACCTCTTCACCATCGGCGCAGGCTCTGGCGGGGTCCGCGCATCGCGGGTCAGCGCGGCGCATGGCGCGAAGGTGGCGATTGCGGAGGAGCACCGCGTTGGCGGCACCTGCGTGATCCGCGGCTGCGTGCCCAAGAAGATGCTCGTCTACGGTGCGCATTTCGCGGAAGATCTGGAAGACTGCCAGCGCTTTGGCTGGGACATCGGCGAGCGCAGCTTCGACTGGATCAAGCTGCGCGACAACGTGTTGGAGGACGTCACCCGGATCGAGGGGGCCTATACCAACACGCTCGAAAGCCACGACGTGGAGATTTTCAAGGAGCGCGCCGAGATTACCGGCCCGCACGAGATCACGCTGGCGAGCGGGCGGCAGGTCACCGCGAAACACATCCTGATCGCAACCGGCGCGCGCCCGCGCATGCCCGAATGCCAGGGCGCGGAGCACGCGATCTCCTCCAACGAGGCGTTTCATCTCGACGAACTGCCCAAGAAGATCATCATCGCGGGCGGCGGCTATATCGCCAACGAGTTCGCGGGCATTTTCAACGAGTTCGGCTGCGATGTTCACATCGTGAACCGCGGCGACCGGCTGCTGCGCAGCTATGACGAGGCGGTGCGCGATCGGCTGCTGCAGATCAGCACGATGAAGGGGATCAAGTTCCGCTTCAACACGCACTTCGAATATATCAAGCCGTGCGACGAAGGCGGCTATTTCGTGAAACTGTCCGACTGCGACGAGGAGAAGGCGGACCTGGTGATGTTCGCCGTCGGTCGCATTCCCAACACCGAAGGTCTGGGGCTGGAAAACGCCGGCGTCGAGCTGGGCGAGGGCGGCGAGATCAAGGTCGACCGGTTCAGCAAGACCAATGTCGACCATATCTATGCCGTGGGCGACGTGACCGACCGCGTGCAGCTGACCCCCGTGGCGATCCGCGAGGGCCAAGCCTTTGCCGACACCGTGTTCGGCGGCGGAGAGCCGGTCGCGGTCGACCATTCCTGCGTCCCCAGCGCGGTGTTCAGCCACCCGCCGATCGCCGCTGTCGGGATGACCGAGGGTGAGGCGAAAAACCAGCTGGGTAGCGTAAAGGTCTACCTGTCGGACTTCCGCCCGATGAAGAACGTCCTGGCGGGCCGCAACGAGCGCAGCCTGATGAAGATGGTCTGCGACGGCGATTCCGGCCGCATCGTCGGCATCCACATGATCGCGCCCGAAGCGCCAGAAATGATGCAGGCCGCCGCGATCGCGGTGAAGGCCGGGCTGACCAAGGCGGACTTCGATTCGACCGTCGCGATCCACCCGACCATGGCCGAAGAACTGGTCCTGATGCGCTGA
- a CDS encoding acyl-CoA carboxylase subunit beta, with translation MSANIAEMEKRREAARMGGGQKRIDAQHAKGKLTARERLDVLLDEGSFEELDTYVVHDCTDFGMEDQQIMGDGVVTGSGTINGRLVYVFSQDFTVFGGSLSKRHAEKICKVMDTAMKVGAPVIGLNDSGGARIQEGVASLGGYAEVFQRNVLASGVIPQISVIMGPCAGGAVYSPAMTDFIFMVKDSSYMFVTGPEVVKTVTNEVVTQEELGGAVTHTTKTSVADDAFENDIETLMATRRFFDFLPLSNREPVPEMPSNDPWDRREDSLDTLIPDNANQPYDMHEVIAKTLDDGDFFEVQPKHAANIICGFGRVEGRTVGVVANQPMVLAGVLDINSSKKAARFVRFCDAFDIPIVTFVDVPGFLPGTSQELGGIIKHGAKLLFAYAEATVPKITVITRKAYGGAYDVMASKHLRGDLNYAWPTAEIAVMGAKGAVEIIFRQNRDDPEKIAEKTKEYEDRFANPFVAASRGYIDEVIYPHSTRRRIALGLRKLRGKELRACLQK, from the coding sequence ATGTCAGCCAATATTGCCGAAATGGAAAAGCGCCGCGAAGCCGCCCGCATGGGTGGCGGTCAGAAGCGGATCGATGCACAGCATGCCAAGGGCAAGCTGACCGCGCGCGAGCGGCTCGATGTGCTGCTGGACGAAGGGAGCTTCGAGGAGCTCGACACCTACGTCGTCCACGACTGCACCGATTTCGGCATGGAAGACCAGCAGATCATGGGCGACGGCGTCGTCACCGGGTCTGGCACGATCAACGGCCGGCTGGTCTATGTCTTCAGCCAGGATTTCACCGTCTTCGGTGGTTCGCTGTCGAAACGCCATGCGGAGAAGATCTGCAAGGTGATGGACACCGCGATGAAGGTCGGCGCGCCGGTGATCGGCCTGAACGATTCGGGCGGCGCGCGCATTCAGGAGGGCGTGGCCAGCCTTGGCGGCTATGCCGAGGTGTTCCAGCGCAACGTGCTCGCCAGCGGCGTCATCCCGCAGATCAGCGTCATCATGGGCCCGTGCGCGGGCGGCGCGGTCTACAGCCCTGCGATGACCGACTTCATCTTCATGGTGAAGGACAGCTCCTACATGTTCGTCACCGGGCCCGAGGTGGTGAAGACCGTCACCAACGAAGTCGTCACACAGGAAGAGCTGGGCGGCGCGGTGACGCACACCACCAAGACCAGCGTGGCCGATGACGCGTTCGAGAACGACATCGAAACGCTGATGGCGACGCGCCGCTTCTTCGATTTCCTGCCGCTGTCGAACCGCGAGCCGGTGCCCGAAATGCCGAGCAACGACCCGTGGGACCGGCGCGAGGACAGCCTCGACACGCTGATCCCCGACAATGCGAACCAGCCCTACGACATGCACGAGGTGATCGCGAAGACGCTCGACGATGGCGACTTCTTCGAGGTCCAGCCCAAGCATGCGGCGAACATCATCTGCGGCTTCGGGCGGGTCGAGGGTCGCACCGTGGGCGTGGTCGCCAACCAGCCGATGGTGCTGGCGGGCGTGCTCGACATCAACTCGTCCAAGAAAGCCGCGCGCTTCGTGCGCTTCTGCGATGCGTTCGACATTCCGATCGTGACCTTCGTCGACGTGCCCGGCTTCCTCCCCGGCACCAGCCAGGAGCTGGGCGGCATCATCAAGCACGGTGCCAAGCTGCTGTTCGCCTATGCCGAGGCGACCGTGCCCAAGATCACCGTCATCACCCGGAAGGCCTATGGCGGCGCGTATGACGTGATGGCGTCCAAGCACCTGCGCGGCGACCTCAACTACGCCTGGCCCACCGCCGAGATCGCGGTGATGGGTGCGAAAGGCGCGGTGGAGATCATCTTCCGCCAGAACCGCGACGATCCCGAAAAGATCGCCGAGAAGACCAAGGAATACGAAGACCGCTTCGCCAACCCCTTCGTCGCCGCCTCACGCGGCTATATCGACGAGGTCATCTACCCGCACTCGACGCGGCGGCGGATCGCGCTGGGGCTGCGCAAGCTGCGCGGGAAAGAGCTGAGAGCCTGTCTTCAAAAGTAG
- a CDS encoding CDP-alcohol phosphatidyltransferase family protein: MNPENNGLPADAQPIERVQQNMLARGERWVLNRLCARMPRWVTPDMLTFTGMVGALAIFAGYAASNLGDGWLWLSIAGYVVHWFGDSLDGSLARFRRIERPRYGYFLDHSCDGLATTLVVLGLGASGYVQLEVALVAPAGYLLMSIHAFLSVRVMGELRLSYLKAGPTELRLILIGLTLAMIVLGPTPLIGVFTGFDMFVGAVGVLLIGLFAAQTASTARKLALEEPPVRYPR, translated from the coding sequence ATGAACCCAGAGAATAACGGACTTCCCGCCGACGCGCAGCCGATCGAGCGTGTGCAGCAAAACATGCTCGCGCGCGGCGAGCGGTGGGTGCTCAACCGCCTGTGCGCCCGCATGCCCCGGTGGGTCACGCCCGACATGCTGACCTTCACCGGGATGGTTGGCGCGCTGGCGATCTTTGCCGGCTATGCCGCCAGCAATCTTGGCGATGGCTGGCTGTGGCTGTCCATCGCCGGATACGTGGTCCACTGGTTCGGCGACTCGCTCGACGGGAGTCTGGCGCGCTTTCGCCGGATCGAGCGGCCACGTTACGGCTATTTTCTCGACCATAGTTGTGACGGGCTGGCGACCACGCTGGTCGTGCTGGGGCTGGGTGCGTCGGGCTATGTTCAGCTGGAAGTGGCGCTGGTGGCACCGGCGGGGTATCTGCTGATGTCGATCCACGCGTTCCTTTCGGTCAGGGTTATGGGCGAACTGCGCCTGTCCTATCTCAAGGCCGGGCCGACCGAGCTGCGGCTGATCCTGATCGGGCTGACGCTTGCCATGATCGTGCTGGGGCCGACCCCGCTGATCGGCGTGTTCACGGGGTTCGACATGTTCGTGGGGGCAGTGGGAGTGCTGCTGATCGGCCTGTTCGCGGCGCAGACCGCCTCCACCGCGCGCAAGCTCGCGCTGGAAGAACCGCCGGTTCGATACCCCCGGTAG
- a CDS encoding IS5 family transposase — protein sequence MWTDTSRQQHSRPGLRYPSDLRDAEWALIEPLLPPAKPGGRPRCADLREVMNAILYLATSGCQWRMLPKDFPPLSTVQRYFYAWRDSGLWQTINHLLVMAARQIEGREASPSAGVIDSQSVKTTESGGPRGYDAGKKIMGRKRHIITDTLGLMLFVTIHAASIQDRDGAVDLIKAIRYRFPWLRHLFADGGYAGDKLIGALQGHGQWTLEIVRRCDTARGFVLLPRRWVVERTFAWLGRCRRLAKDWERTIESSTAWTTIAHIRRLTRLIASHCQIA from the coding sequence ATGTGGACCGATACCTCCCGGCAGCAGCATAGCCGCCCGGGTCTACGTTATCCAAGCGATTTGCGCGATGCCGAGTGGGCCTTGATCGAGCCTCTGTTGCCGCCCGCGAAACCTGGCGGCAGGCCGCGCTGCGCCGACCTGCGCGAGGTGATGAACGCGATCCTCTATCTGGCAACAAGCGGTTGCCAATGGCGGATGCTGCCCAAGGATTTCCCTCCGCTCTCGACGGTTCAACGCTATTTCTATGCCTGGCGCGACAGCGGCCTATGGCAGACGATCAATCACCTGCTGGTGATGGCTGCGCGCCAGATCGAAGGGCGCGAGGCCAGCCCCAGCGCCGGGGTGATCGATAGCCAGAGCGTCAAGACCACCGAGAGTGGCGGCCCACGGGGCTACGATGCGGGCAAGAAGATCATGGGACGCAAGCGTCACATCATCACCGATACGCTCGGACTGATGTTGTTCGTCACCATCCACGCTGCCAGCATTCAGGATCGCGACGGGGCGGTCGATCTCATCAAGGCAATCCGCTACCGCTTCCCGTGGCTGCGCCACCTCTTCGCCGATGGGGGCTACGCAGGCGACAAGCTCATCGGCGCGCTTCAAGGGCATGGGCAATGGACGCTCGAGATCGTGCGCCGCTGCGACACCGCCAGGGGCTTTGTTCTGCTCCCGCGCCGCTGGGTGGTCGAGCGCACCTTCGCCTGGCTCGGCAGATGTCGACGGCTCGCAAAGGACTGGGAAAGAACTATCGAAAGTTCCACCGCATGGACTACCATCGCCCACATCCGCCGCCTCACCCGCCTCATCGCAAGCCACTGCCAGATCGCATAA
- a CDS encoding mechanosensitive ion channel family protein, whose product MTGRDASREAGAIGSITDSIENTVEQSAGLLANPLHAALAAGIAVAAALGLHALLFFLLRRIARRTDQSSDDIVVRHLYRPTRLAIVVLALMGAARYVPELREVWADIATFVLPAVVGWMVLAIVRALVEAAKLKADISVADNLKARRKRTKLTMFNRIATFIIVFVTVGLMLLAIPGVRDIGVTLVASAGLAGLAVGAAAQPALKSLIAGVQMALTEPINIDDAVVLEGEWGWIEDIRTTYVVVKIWDERRLVVPTSYFLEKPFQNWTKQTANLLGTVFLHLDPKAKIGPIREEFFRQVEANERWDGRVKVVQVTETTRDSKEVRLLMSAKNSPTLFDLRCDIREGMMEWLADNRPQDFAKLRLVEAADDAENA is encoded by the coding sequence TTGACAGGTCGAGACGCATCGAGGGAGGCGGGAGCCATCGGATCCATCACCGACAGCATCGAGAACACGGTAGAGCAAAGCGCCGGCCTGCTTGCCAATCCGCTCCACGCGGCACTCGCCGCAGGCATTGCGGTCGCCGCAGCGCTGGGCCTGCACGCCCTGCTGTTCTTCCTGCTGCGCCGGATCGCTCGCCGGACCGACCAGTCGAGCGACGATATCGTGGTGCGGCATCTCTACCGCCCCACCCGGCTCGCCATCGTCGTTCTCGCGCTGATGGGCGCGGCGCGCTACGTCCCCGAATTGCGCGAGGTGTGGGCCGACATCGCGACCTTCGTGCTGCCCGCAGTGGTCGGCTGGATGGTGCTGGCGATCGTGCGAGCGCTGGTCGAGGCGGCGAAGCTGAAGGCGGATATTTCGGTCGCGGACAACCTCAAGGCCCGGCGCAAGCGCACCAAGCTGACGATGTTCAACCGCATCGCGACCTTCATCATCGTGTTCGTCACCGTGGGCCTGATGCTCCTCGCCATCCCCGGCGTGCGCGATATCGGGGTAACGCTGGTTGCCTCGGCGGGTCTTGCAGGCCTCGCGGTGGGTGCTGCTGCCCAGCCAGCGCTCAAATCGCTGATCGCGGGCGTACAGATGGCGCTGACCGAGCCGATCAATATCGACGATGCCGTGGTCCTCGAAGGCGAATGGGGCTGGATCGAGGATATTCGCACCACCTACGTGGTGGTGAAGATCTGGGACGAGCGGCGGCTGGTGGTGCCCACGTCCTACTTCCTCGAAAAACCCTTCCAGAACTGGACCAAGCAGACCGCCAACCTGCTCGGCACAGTGTTCCTTCACCTCGACCCGAAGGCCAAGATCGGCCCGATCCGCGAGGAATTCTTCCGCCAGGTCGAGGCGAACGAGCGCTGGGATGGCCGCGTAAAGGTGGTGCAGGTGACCGAGACAACGCGCGATTCCAAGGAAGTGCGCCTGCTGATGAGCGCGAAGAACTCGCCCACCCTGTTCGACCTTCGCTGCGATATCCGCGAAGGCATGATGGAGTGGCTGGCGGACAACCGCCCGCAGGATTTCGCCAAATTGCGGCTGGTGGAGGCCGCCGACGACGCAGAGAACGCCTAA
- a CDS encoding MgtC/SapB family protein → MELNPPVPLALLDAEIVLRLGVAALLGLVVGFDREWRGHAAGMRTHGLVCVAAAGMAVSVMALHNQLGGLRIDPLRMFEAAAGFIGIVGAGLIVFSRGKVHNLTTAAHLWLATVIGLACGLGQWPLVAVLAIISLVMITIMRFVEGWFGHSDRTLDGD, encoded by the coding sequence ATGGAGCTCAATCCCCCCGTTCCCCTCGCCCTGCTCGACGCAGAGATCGTTCTGCGTCTTGGCGTCGCCGCGCTGCTTGGCCTGGTCGTCGGGTTCGACCGCGAATGGCGCGGTCATGCCGCTGGAATGCGCACGCACGGGCTGGTTTGCGTGGCCGCCGCCGGGATGGCGGTTTCGGTGATGGCGCTGCACAACCAGCTGGGCGGATTGCGGATCGATCCGCTCCGCATGTTCGAGGCCGCAGCAGGCTTCATCGGCATCGTCGGCGCGGGGCTGATCGTGTTCAGCCGGGGCAAGGTGCACAACCTCACCACTGCGGCGCACCTGTGGCTGGCGACCGTCATCGGGCTTGCCTGCGGGCTCGGCCAATGGCCGCTGGTCGCGGTGCTGGCGATCATCAGCCTGGTGATGATCACGATCATGCGCTTCGTCGAAGGCTGGTTCGGCCATAGCGACCGCACGCTCGACGGGGACTAG
- a CDS encoding TspO/MBR family protein, whose protein sequence is MTFPIIFAVVWALILAGGGGLLTMIGEWYRNLEKPSWQPPDWLFGPAWTIILALAAWAFVLSWNGAPEGDRPLLIGLYLANGLFHFLWSPLFFTAKRPDWALIEVPFLWLSVLALTIVLREWSVAASWMIVPYLAWVSFAAILNWKIVKLNGPFGRKAAA, encoded by the coding sequence ATGACCTTCCCGATCATCTTCGCCGTCGTCTGGGCGCTGATCCTTGCTGGCGGCGGCGGGCTGCTGACCATGATCGGCGAGTGGTATCGCAACCTCGAAAAGCCCAGCTGGCAGCCGCCCGACTGGCTGTTCGGCCCGGCGTGGACGATCATTCTCGCGTTGGCCGCATGGGCTTTCGTGCTCAGCTGGAACGGCGCGCCCGAGGGGGATCGCCCGCTGCTGATCGGGCTCTACCTTGCCAACGGGCTGTTCCATTTCCTCTGGTCGCCGCTGTTCTTCACCGCCAAGCGGCCGGACTGGGCGCTGATCGAAGTGCCGTTCCTGTGGCTCTCCGTCCTCGCGCTGACCATTGTCCTGCGTGAATGGTCGGTCGCGGCGAGCTGGATGATCGTGCCCTATCTGGCGTGGGTCAGCTTTGCGGCGATCCTCAACTGGAAGATCGTGAAGCTGAACGGGCCGTTCGGGCGCAAGGCTGCCGCTTAG
- the lepB gene encoding signal peptidase I — translation MDEKGEAGEPHRDADDARGLDRASGGGIVNLLQFVLLAVILALALRTFAFSLFTIPSESMMPGLLPGDTIVAKKWPYGYSSNSLPFDLPLIPGRWFAHQPQRGDVVIFKHPVDGSDYVKRVIGLPGDEVELRNGYVVLNGQILSQSATDDAIIPVTPDAPCGWGGREAARPAGGADCRYRRNREYLPSGVSYEVLDFGPTPQDNWGPRTVPAGSLFLLGDNRDNSMDSRFPALPGGGVGFVRQDLLIGQPGAVLWSTDGSARWADPASWFSSLRSNRTAQAL, via the coding sequence ATGGATGAAAAGGGCGAAGCAGGCGAGCCGCACCGGGATGCGGACGACGCGCGCGGGCTCGATCGCGCGTCTGGTGGCGGCATCGTCAACCTGCTGCAATTCGTGCTGCTGGCGGTGATCCTGGCACTCGCACTGCGCACCTTCGCATTCTCGCTGTTCACGATTCCCAGCGAGAGCATGATGCCCGGCCTGCTGCCGGGCGACACGATCGTCGCGAAGAAATGGCCTTACGGCTATTCGAGCAACTCGCTGCCCTTCGACCTGCCGCTGATCCCCGGGCGCTGGTTCGCGCACCAGCCGCAGCGCGGCGATGTGGTGATCTTCAAGCACCCGGTCGACGGCAGCGATTACGTCAAGCGCGTGATCGGCCTGCCGGGCGACGAGGTGGAGCTGCGCAATGGCTACGTCGTCCTCAACGGCCAGATCCTGAGCCAGTCGGCAACCGATGATGCAATCATCCCGGTCACCCCCGATGCGCCATGCGGCTGGGGCGGACGCGAGGCGGCGAGGCCTGCCGGCGGCGCAGACTGCCGCTATCGCCGCAACCGCGAATATCTGCCGTCGGGCGTCAGCTACGAGGTGCTCGATTTCGGCCCCACCCCGCAGGACAACTGGGGCCCGCGCACCGTACCCGCAGGATCGCTGTTCCTGCTGGGCGACAACCGCGACAATTCGATGGACAGCCGCTTCCCCGCCCTGCCCGGCGGTGGGGTCGGCTTCGTCCGGCAGGATCTCCTGATCGGCCAGCCCGGCGCGGTGCTTTGGTCGACCGATGGCAGCGCGCGGTGGGCCGATCCGGCCAGCTGGTTCTCCAGCCTGCGAAGCAACAGGACCGCGCAAGCCCTATGA
- a CDS encoding DEAD/DEAH box helicase, protein MTKFTDLGLSQPVLQALDMKGYSEPTPIQAQAIPPVLEGRDLLGIAQTGTGKTAAFMLPSIDRLREAENQTPFKSCRMLVLAPTRELAGQIAQSAKDYGALAGLKVQSIVGGTSVNKDRNKLHRGTDILVATPGRLLDLIDQRAFTLDKVEILVLDEADQMLDLGFIHALRKINELTPKTRQTLFFSATMPKAIKDLVSQYCRNPAQVSVTPESTTAERIEQFLFMVQQDEKQSLLELILSGRHEIPGKLERVLVFARTKHGCDRVVKKLAQVGIPANAIHGNKSQPQRERALDEFKRAKTPVLVATDVAARGIDIPGVSHVINYELPNVPEQYVHRIGRTARAGADGIAIAFCAEDERQYLKDIRKTTDAEFERLPLPDNFRAVVEGVGPTKPAPKQQRGQRVTPRPIGDGARKPKAKHPARKGKPQGAGQGRGGPGGENRGGQRRRNNRSGGARSGGQG, encoded by the coding sequence ATGACCAAGTTCACAGACCTCGGGCTGTCGCAGCCCGTACTCCAGGCCCTCGACATGAAGGGCTATTCCGAGCCGACGCCGATCCAGGCGCAGGCCATTCCCCCCGTTCTCGAAGGCCGCGACCTGCTTGGTATCGCGCAGACCGGCACCGGCAAGACCGCTGCGTTCATGCTGCCCAGCATCGACCGGCTGCGCGAGGCCGAAAACCAGACCCCGTTCAAGTCGTGCCGCATGCTGGTGCTGGCACCGACGCGTGAACTGGCCGGGCAGATCGCCCAGAGCGCCAAGGATTACGGCGCGCTCGCGGGCCTCAAGGTGCAGTCGATCGTAGGCGGCACCTCGGTCAACAAGGACCGCAACAAGCTGCACCGCGGGACCGACATCCTCGTCGCGACGCCGGGCCGCCTGCTCGACCTGATCGACCAGCGCGCCTTCACCCTCGACAAGGTCGAGATCCTGGTGCTCGACGAAGCGGACCAGATGCTGGACCTCGGCTTCATCCACGCGCTGCGCAAGATCAACGAACTGACGCCCAAGACGCGCCAGACGCTGTTCTTCAGTGCCACGATGCCCAAGGCGATCAAGGATCTGGTCAGCCAGTATTGCCGTAACCCGGCGCAGGTTTCGGTCACGCCCGAAAGCACCACGGCGGAGCGGATCGAGCAGTTCCTGTTCATGGTCCAGCAGGACGAGAAGCAGAGCCTGCTCGAACTGATCCTGTCGGGCCGCCATGAAATCCCTGGCAAGCTCGAGCGTGTCCTCGTCTTCGCGCGCACCAAGCATGGCTGCGACCGTGTGGTGAAGAAGCTGGCGCAGGTCGGCATCCCCGCCAACGCGATCCACGGCAACAAGAGCCAGCCGCAGCGCGAACGCGCGCTCGACGAGTTCAAGCGTGCCAAGACTCCGGTTCTTGTGGCGACCGATGTCGCCGCGCGCGGGATCGACATTCCGGGCGTGTCCCACGTCATCAACTACGAACTGCCCAACGTGCCGGAACAGTATGTCCACCGCATCGGTCGCACCGCGCGTGCGGGTGCCGATGGCATCGCCATCGCGTTCTGCGCCGAGGACGAGCGCCAGTATCTCAAGGATATCCGCAAGACGACCGACGCCGAGTTCGAGCGTCTGCCGCTGCCGGACAATTTCCGCGCGGTGGTCGAAGGCGTCGGCCCGACCAAGCCTGCGCCCAAGCAGCAGCGCGGCCAGCGCGTGACGCCCCGTCCGATCGGCGACGGCGCGCGCAAGCCCAAGGCCAAGCATCCCGCACGCAAGGGCAAGCCGCAGGGCGCCGGCCAGGGCCGTGGCGGTCCGGGTGGCGAGAACCGTGGTGGCCAGCGCCGCCGCAACAACCGTTCGGGCGGAGCACGCTCGGGCGGGCAGGGCTAA
- the pgi gene encoding glucose-6-phosphate isomerase, producing MSDSRTAAWQQIEALPQETLGDLFAGDDTRVDRLSGRIGWGEGEDAAGIRFDWSKTHLTDDLIAGFEALAEASDFTGKRAALFAGDPINVTEGRAAEHTAQRGFGSEASVEEAQALLARMQMLVEAIREGALGQIEHLIHIGIGGSALGPALAINALTRDLSYVDCHVVSNIDGVALEAAFEACDPATTLIAVASKTFTTIETMTNADSALTWLRENGVTDPHGRVVALTANPERAVEWGVDETRVLPFMESVGGRYSLWSSIGFPVALAAGLDEFAAMLDGAAAVDEHFANTDGRDNLCLRAAFADQYYARVRGCQTRAVFAYDERLALFPSYLQQLEMESNGKRVTSQGEPVDGPTAPITWGGVGTDAQHAVFQLLHQGTHMVPVDFIASIAPGDALNPAHHRILLTNCFAQGAALMAGGNMSADGKDPAREFPGDRPSATMLCDDLDAATLGALIAFHEHRTFANAVLMGINPFDQFGVELGKKMAKDIEGGAADFDASTKALLEASGLG from the coding sequence ATGAGCGATAGCAGGACAGCAGCGTGGCAGCAGATCGAGGCATTGCCGCAGGAAACTCTGGGCGATCTGTTCGCGGGTGATGACACGCGGGTCGATCGCCTGTCGGGCCGGATCGGCTGGGGCGAGGGCGAAGACGCGGCGGGCATCCGTTTCGACTGGTCAAAGACGCACCTGACCGACGATCTGATTGCCGGGTTCGAGGCGCTGGCCGAAGCAAGCGACTTCACCGGCAAGCGCGCCGCGCTGTTTGCGGGCGATCCGATCAACGTCACCGAAGGCCGCGCCGCCGAACATACTGCGCAGCGCGGCTTCGGCAGCGAGGCGAGCGTTGAGGAGGCGCAGGCGCTGCTCGCGCGGATGCAGATGCTGGTCGAGGCGATCCGCGAGGGCGCGCTGGGCCAGATCGAACACCTGATCCATATCGGCATCGGCGGCTCCGCGCTCGGCCCCGCACTGGCGATCAATGCGCTCACCCGCGACCTGTCCTATGTCGATTGCCACGTGGTCTCGAATATCGACGGGGTGGCGCTGGAGGCCGCGTTCGAGGCGTGCGACCCGGCGACCACGCTGATCGCGGTCGCCAGCAAGACCTTCACCACGATCGAGACGATGACCAATGCCGACAGCGCGCTCACCTGGCTGCGCGAGAACGGCGTCACCGACCCGCACGGGCGGGTGGTCGCGCTGACCGCCAATCCGGAGCGGGCGGTGGAATGGGGCGTCGATGAAACGCGCGTGCTGCCGTTCATGGAATCTGTCGGCGGGCGCTACTCGCTATGGTCGAGCATCGGCTTCCCCGTCGCGCTGGCCGCGGGGCTGGACGAGTTTGCCGCGATGCTGGACGGCGCGGCGGCGGTCGACGAGCATTTCGCCAATACCGACGGGCGCGACAACCTGTGCCTGCGTGCGGCGTTTGCAGACCAGTACTACGCCCGTGTGCGCGGGTGCCAGACCCGCGCCGTGTTCGCCTATGACGAACGGCTGGCGCTGTTCCCCAGCTATCTCCAGCAGCTGGAGATGGAGAGCAACGGCAAGCGGGTGACCTCGCAAGGCGAGCCTGTCGATGGGCCCACGGCGCCGATCACATGGGGCGGGGTGGGCACCGACGCGCAGCACGCGGTGTTCCAGCTGCTGCATCAGGGTACGCACATGGTCCCGGTCGACTTCATCGCCAGCATCGCGCCGGGAGACGCGCTCAACCCCGCACATCACCGCATCCTGCTGACGAACTGCTTCGCGCAAGGTGCGGCGCTGATGGCGGGTGGCAATATGAGCGCCGACGGCAAGGACCCGGCGCGCGAGTTCCCCGGCGACCGGCCCAGCGCGACGATGCTGTGCGACGATCTCGACGCCGCCACGCTGGGCGCCCTGATCGCCTTCCACGAACACCGCACTTTTGCGAATGCCGTGCTGATGGGCATCAACCCCTTCGACCAGTTCGGCGTCGAGCTGGGCAAGAAGATGGCCAAGGACATCGAAGGCGGCGCGGCAGACTTCGATGCAAGCACCAAGGCGCTGCTGGAAGCGAGCGGGTTGGGGTGA